The Chrysemys picta bellii isolate R12L10 chromosome 12, ASM1138683v2, whole genome shotgun sequence genome has a segment encoding these proteins:
- the LOC135974628 gene encoding olfactory receptor 5A1-like: MGNQTEVTEFIILGLSNDPQMQIFLFLMFLVVYLITLLANTVIMLVIRADPHLHTPMYFFLSHLSFVDICYSSAIVPNMLVHFLAEHKTISVNSCIAQTFFIFLPAVAEVFILSAMAYDRYAAICDPLRYMDTMSKGICVQLVSGAWVIGFIDALINTGFALKLHFCGPNQISHFSCELPSLLHLSCTETLTNQVVLFTSVVILGSSSFLFTLISYIHIISTILRIHSAECRHKAFSTCSSHLIVVGLLYLTAFFQYTKPSSVSSVVLDEMFSIQYSIMTPMLNPIIYSLKNKEVKTAVGKMLRKFKFLK, from the coding sequence ATGGGAAATCAAACCGAAGTGACTGAATTTATTATCCTGGGACTTTCCAATGATCCACAGATGCAGATTTTCCTTTTCCTGATGTTCTTAGTTGTCTACCTAATCACACTTTTGGCAAACACGGTGATCATGCTGGTGATAAGGGCTGATCCTCACCTTCACACCCCAATGTACTTCTTCCTGTCTCATTTATCCTTTGTTGATATCTGCTATTCCTCAGCCATTGTCCCTAATATGTTGGTGCATTTCCTAGCAGAACACAAAACTATTTCCGTCAATAGCTGCATTGCACAGACTTTCTTCATTTTTCTGCCGGCTGTTGCTGAAGTTTTTATTCTCTCAGCGATGGCTTATGATCGCTATGCTGCCATCTGTGACCCACTGCGTTACATGGACACAATGAGCAAAGGGATCTGTGTTCAGCTGGTGAGCGGTGCATGGGTAATAGGCTTCATAGATGCCCTGATTAATACTGGTTTTGCCCTCAAGTTGCATTTCTGTGGGCCCAATCAAATCAGCCAtttcagctgtgagctccctTCTCTATTACATCTGTCCTGCACTGAGACCCTCACCAATCAAGTGGTGCTTTTTACTTCTGTTGTCATACTTGGATCAAGCTCCTTTCTCTTCACCCTGATCtcctacattcacatcatctccaccatcctgaggatACACTCTGCGGAGTGCAGGCATAAAGCAttctccacctgcagctcccaccttaTTGTGGTTGGTTTGTTGTACTTGACAGCTTTTTTCCAGTACACAAAACCCAGCTCGGTCTCCTCTGTGGTGCTGGATGAAATGTTCTCCATCCAGTACAGCATCATGACCCCCATGTTAAACCCCATTATCTACAGCCTGAAAAACAAGGAAGTGAAAACAGCTGTAGGGAAAATGTTGAGGAAATTCAAATTTCTCAAGTAG